In the genome of Fulvivirga maritima, one region contains:
- a CDS encoding SusC/RagA family TonB-linked outer membrane protein yields the protein MKNFLLIGFVLLCFLPLGEVWAQQRSISGKVTSASDGSPLPGVNVLLKGTATGTVTDIDGNYTLSVPEEGGTLTFSFIGLLSQEVEIGSRTQVSVEMSEDAKQLNEVVVTAGGIEREARGLGYSVENVSGKQLQQVAEPDPLRAMQGKIAGVNISGSGGAAGSATRITIRGNSSLLGNNQPLFVVDGIPYNNNTNGTFNQLTSGGAYGSRIADIDPNNIESMTVLKGAAAAALYGTRASNGVVVITTKTGRAKAGKQGLQIAVNSSIAFEEIANLPDYQNTYGSGTNYAYQQVNGSWGAPFMGTRNYANTETIPHWYAGRDGWGGLYDDVVVPYQAYPDNVKDLFETGILLDNSITLTGGNEKSVLTTTLSRSDNDGYVPNTNFARTNVSVGGQSQLDNGFNVGANIAYTKTVQEGVQSGVGLSGSNNSSAFARALYLGRNWDVQGQPYQNPTDLGSEFMVGRGQADNPYWSYENAGFTTNVDRIVASLNLGYEIKDWLKVAYTAGINTYTQKNTDFIRPGSTGPSSNPGEGRFIYDLIQFEEIDANLTATYENDLNEDFHLRAIVGHNINQRTSDGQTTQGIGYVDFDIDDLDNTNNVTPGGRGYSRRRIVGLYTDILLGYKDYLYLGITARNDWSSTLPVDNRSFFYPAVTLSAILTDALSIESSFLDMLKVSASWGKVGSDTDPYQLAPVFIINPSDDTPFLGNPTTTLTSQQPDPNLKPQQKTDYEFGIQTNWLNYRVGLDVTYYYSEADNQIAPISYPSSSGYTSFLTNFGVLTNEGIEVTLKATPLQLSGGFRWDLNGTFTHNKNLIKELVDGVEEITFGSGFAGGVIATQRAGEEFGLIRGTVDVRDDEGNLLIDPSNGGLIQALEPAIIGNPNPDFIVGLTNTFSFKGFTLSAVFDWTQGGDLYSNTVISLLGRGVTTDTEDREMPRIIPGVYGDPNTLEPIRTEEGAKIPNRTMIDENSLWFGNSFAINGSDEWGVWDATRYRLREVSLAYDFPQALLKNTPFGSARISLIGRNLWYSAPNFPEGTNFDPEINQFGSSNQQGFEYSATPTPKRYAVAIRFTL from the coding sequence ATGAAGAACTTTTTACTAATTGGTTTCGTGTTGCTGTGTTTTCTGCCTTTGGGAGAGGTGTGGGCGCAGCAAAGGAGCATCTCAGGTAAGGTGACCTCCGCCTCGGATGGATCGCCATTACCCGGAGTGAATGTTTTACTCAAGGGTACAGCTACAGGTACAGTAACTGATATCGATGGAAATTATACATTATCAGTTCCTGAAGAAGGAGGAACGCTTACTTTTTCATTTATAGGTCTATTATCTCAAGAAGTTGAAATAGGATCACGGACACAAGTAAGTGTTGAGATGTCTGAAGATGCTAAGCAATTAAATGAGGTAGTAGTAACTGCAGGAGGTATTGAAAGAGAGGCAAGAGGGTTAGGGTATTCCGTTGAAAATGTAAGCGGTAAGCAATTGCAGCAGGTGGCAGAGCCTGATCCTCTTCGTGCAATGCAAGGTAAAATAGCTGGTGTAAATATATCTGGGTCAGGGGGAGCAGCAGGTAGTGCTACAAGGATAACTATTAGGGGTAATTCTTCTTTATTGGGAAATAATCAACCGCTTTTTGTGGTGGATGGCATTCCATATAACAATAATACTAATGGAACCTTTAATCAATTAACTAGTGGAGGTGCTTATGGTAGTAGAATCGCAGATATTGATCCTAACAATATTGAATCAATGACTGTGCTTAAAGGAGCCGCAGCGGCTGCTCTTTATGGAACCCGAGCATCAAACGGTGTGGTAGTCATTACCACTAAAACAGGAAGAGCTAAAGCCGGGAAACAAGGTTTGCAAATAGCGGTAAATTCCTCTATAGCATTTGAGGAAATTGCTAACCTTCCTGATTATCAAAATACTTATGGGTCAGGTACCAATTATGCATATCAACAAGTTAATGGATCTTGGGGAGCACCTTTTATGGGTACTAGAAATTATGCTAATACCGAAACAATCCCACATTGGTATGCAGGAAGAGATGGGTGGGGAGGTTTGTATGATGATGTGGTTGTTCCATATCAGGCTTACCCAGACAATGTGAAGGATTTATTTGAAACAGGAATATTATTAGATAATTCAATTACTTTAACTGGGGGTAATGAAAAATCGGTTCTTACTACAACCTTATCCAGAAGTGATAATGATGGCTATGTGCCCAATACTAATTTTGCGAGAACCAATGTTAGTGTTGGTGGTCAGTCACAACTAGATAATGGTTTTAATGTTGGGGCTAATATCGCTTATACTAAAACGGTACAAGAAGGAGTACAGTCCGGTGTAGGTTTGTCTGGCTCAAATAATTCATCTGCTTTCGCCAGGGCATTATATCTGGGGCGAAATTGGGATGTGCAAGGGCAGCCTTATCAAAATCCAACTGATTTGGGAAGTGAATTTATGGTAGGAAGAGGTCAGGCGGATAATCCATATTGGTCCTATGAGAATGCGGGTTTTACTACTAATGTTGATCGGATTGTAGCCTCTTTGAACTTAGGTTATGAGATAAAGGATTGGTTAAAGGTAGCATATACAGCAGGGATTAATACTTATACTCAAAAAAACACGGACTTTATTCGTCCAGGTTCAACAGGGCCTTCTTCTAATCCTGGAGAGGGTAGGTTCATTTATGATTTGATACAGTTTGAAGAAATTGATGCTAACCTAACAGCAACATATGAAAATGATTTAAATGAAGATTTTCATTTGAGAGCTATTGTAGGTCATAATATTAATCAACGTACCTCAGATGGGCAGACTACTCAGGGAATTGGTTATGTGGATTTTGATATAGATGATTTAGATAATACAAATAATGTTACGCCTGGAGGTAGAGGGTATTCAAGAAGAAGAATAGTTGGTCTCTATACAGATATTTTACTTGGGTATAAGGATTATTTATATTTAGGAATAACGGCGAGAAATGATTGGTCGTCCACTTTGCCGGTGGATAATAGAAGCTTTTTCTATCCTGCAGTTACATTGTCAGCGATATTAACAGATGCTTTAAGTATTGAATCTAGTTTTTTAGATATGTTAAAAGTAAGCGCTTCTTGGGGTAAAGTGGGTAGTGATACAGATCCTTATCAACTAGCTCCAGTATTTATTATTAATCCTTCTGATGACACTCCTTTTTTAGGAAATCCTACAACGACTCTAACAAGTCAACAACCAGATCCTAACCTTAAGCCACAGCAAAAAACTGATTATGAATTTGGAATTCAGACCAATTGGTTAAATTATAGGGTAGGATTAGATGTGACTTACTATTATAGTGAGGCTGATAATCAAATAGCACCTATATCTTATCCTTCCTCTTCTGGCTATACTTCTTTTCTTACAAACTTTGGAGTGCTTACTAATGAAGGTATAGAGGTTACGTTAAAAGCTACCCCATTACAGTTATCAGGAGGGTTTCGTTGGGATTTGAATGGAACTTTTACACATAATAAAAACCTCATTAAAGAATTAGTGGATGGAGTTGAAGAAATTACTTTTGGTTCTGGATTTGCCGGAGGAGTTATAGCTACTCAGCGTGCTGGTGAAGAGTTTGGACTAATAAGAGGTACGGTTGATGTAAGAGATGATGAAGGTAATCTTTTGATTGACCCTTCTAATGGAGGATTAATACAGGCGCTTGAGCCTGCAATTATAGGTAATCCCAATCCGGATTTTATTGTAGGTCTTACAAATACCTTCTCTTTTAAAGGGTTTACATTGTCAGCTGTTTTTGATTGGACTCAAGGGGGAGATCTTTATTCTAATACAGTAATTTCATTGTTAGGTAGAGGAGTGACTACTGATACTGAAGATCGAGAAATGCCCCGAATAATTCCAGGAGTATATGGTGATCCTAATACGTTAGAGCCTATTCGTACAGAAGAGGGAGCTAAGATTCCAAACAGAACCATGATTGATGAAAATTCTTTATGGTTTGGGAATTCTTTTGCAATTAATGGCTCGGATGAATGGGGTGTTTGGGATGCAACTCGTTACCGATTACGTGAAGTCTCTTTAGCTTATGATTTTCCGCAGGCTTTGTTGAAAAACACTCCTTTTGGAAGTGCTAGAATTTCCCTTATTGGACGTAATCTTTGGTATTCTGCTCCAAATTTCCCTGAGGGAACTAATTTCGATCCAGAGATTAATCAATTTGGCTCATCTAATCAGCAAGGTTTTGAATATAGTGCAACACCTACTCCAAAAAGGTATGCAGTAGCTATCAGGTTTACACTCTAA